A window of Pomacea canaliculata isolate SZHN2017 linkage group LG3, ASM307304v1, whole genome shotgun sequence contains these coding sequences:
- the LOC112560568 gene encoding gamma-aminobutyric acid type B receptor subunit 2-like gives MTVISFCGFLIALTFAAINFKHRHLKVIKLSSPTINNWIAVGCALGYLSVVLNGLDGRLLTPQSVSVMCSARLATLSVAYTLAFGAMFSKTWRVHRIMTNKKLDKIKVKDLHLLAWLIVLVTLDLFFLVLWNIINPLRRDTKPLEVQTDPEDPDHLYLPYLEICVCQHKEYWVGALLVYKGLLLLFGIFLAWETRGIKVQALNDSRYIGLCVYNVAVLCVVGVPVNFLINDENHMGSYLITSAFIILAVSITLCIVFLPKLYTVYRNPSGDVDVRFPTQHTVFSVERASGSKVTPLSQMANNIAFQRRLEILISKKDQEIQELKDEIARIQGHVGSALLLNGPTSDTAA, from the exons ATGACAGTGATCTCATTTTGCGGCTTCCTAATAGCCCTCACTTTTGCCGCCATCAACTTCAAACATCGACATCTCAA GGTGATCAAGCTGTCATCGCCAACCATCAACAACTGGATCGCGGTGGGCTGCGCCCTTGGCTACTTGTCCGTCGTGCTGAACGGCCTCGATGGCCGCTTACTGACACCGCAGTCCGTCAGCGTCATGTGCAGC GCCAGACTGGCCACCCTCAGTGTGGCCTACACCTTGGCCTTCGGTGCAATGTTTAGCAAGACATGGCGCGTCCATCGAATCATGACCAACAAGAAACTGGACAAAATT AAGGTGAAGGACCTTCACCTCCTGGCTTGGCTAATTGTGCTTGTAACCCTTGACCTTTTCTTCCTTGTCCTGTGGAACATCATAAACCCTCTGCGCAGAGACACGAAGCCTCTAGAGGTGCAG ACTGATCCAGAAGATCCCGACCACCTCTATCTGCCGTACCTCGAAATTTGCGTCTGTCAGCATAAAG agtatTGGGTGGGAGCACTGCTGGTGTACAAGGGCCTTTTGCTTCTGTTTGGCATCTTCCTGGCCTGGGAGACGCGGGGTATCAAAGTGCAAGCGCTCAACGACAGTCG TTACATCGGGTTGTGTGTCTACAATGTAGCTGTGCTCTGTGTTGTTGGCGTGCCCGTCAATTTCCTCATCAACGATGAAAATCACATGGGTAGTTACCTCATCACCTCAGCTTTCATTATTCTTGCGGTCTCAATAACCCTCTGCATCGTTTTCCTTCCCAAA CTCTACACCGTCTACCGCAACCCCAGTGGAGATGTTGATGTCCGCTTCCCCACACAACATACCGTCTTCAGTGTTGAAAGGGCTTCCGGGTCAAAGGTCACTCCCTTGAGCCAGATGGCCAATAACATTGCTTTTCAGCGACGCCTTGAAATATTAATATCGAAG AAAGACCAGGAGATCCAGGAGCTGAAGGACGAGATCGCGCGGATCCAGGGTCACGTGGGCTCCGCATTGCTGCTGAACGGACCGACGTCAGACACCGCCGCTTGA